The region GGTTGTTGGAGAGCAGCCGCACTTCCTTTACGCCCAGGGCCTTCAGGATTTCCCCCGGCAGCACGAACGCGCGCTGGTCGGCCTTGAAGCCCAGACTCTCATTGGCTTCCACCGTGTCCATGCCACCATCCTGAAGCTCATAGGCGCGCAGCTTGGCCATCAAGCCGATTCCGCGTCCCTCCTGCTGCTCGTACACCAGTACGCCCGCGCCCGCCTGCGCGATGAGCGAGAGCGCCAGTTCCAGTTGCTGGCGGCAATCGCAACGCAGCGAGCCGAACACATCGCCGGTCAAACACTGCGAGTGCACGCGCACCAGCGGGGTGCTGGACGTCAGATTACCCATTACCAACGCCACCGCGGCCTCGTGCCGGGGGCCGTTCTCGCTCGCTATGTCGCCCTCAAAGCCGAGAATGCGGAAGTGTCCCCAGCGAGTAGGGAAGTCGGCCTCGGCGACCTTGTGGATGCTGGTGGACATGCTCATCAGCGATTATATGCCGCGGTGCGCAGGGCGCGCTGGCTTGCTGCATCCGTGCTAGATTTACGCCATAGCTTTCATGGACCAGCGCCTTATCCTCGTTTCGCTGCTGCTCAAGCTGGGCGTGGCCGCCGCCGTGGCCAGCGCCTTGGCGCGCTCCCGCTATTTCCAGTCGCTCCTGTTCCGCGAGGAACGGACCACGGAACAGAAAGTCCACCTGGTGCTGTTCATCGCCGTGCCGCTGGCGCTGGGGGTGATCATCCGCGGGCAGGTGCGCAACTTCCTGGCCGCCGACCTGAGCCTGGAAGGCGCCATCCTCATGGGCGTGATGGGCGGTCGCTTCGCCGGGGCCGTGGGCGGAGCGCTGGTCGCGCTTCCCGCTCTCATCTACGGCGAGTTCCTGGCAGTGCCTTTCGCCATGGCGGCGGGAGGCGTGGCCGGAGTCCTGCGCCGCCTGGCAGCCAACTACGAAGAAATCTGGTCGTTCTCGCCCTTCGTCGACCTGGGCGTGTACCGCTGGGTGCGCCGCGTATTGCGCCGTCGCTTCGTGGATTGGCAGACCGGCTTCTTCCTCTGGGTCCTGGGCATGGAATTGGCGCGCACGCAACTGGCGCACCTGTTTCCTGGGCGGCTGTTTGCCCTGCAGCCCACGCAGTGGCTACCGCTGCTGGCCACACTGGCGACGACCGTGGCCGTGGTCGCCATCCCGCTCAAGATCT is a window of Terriglobales bacterium DNA encoding:
- the ribA gene encoding GTP cyclohydrolase II → MSTSIHKVAEADFPTRWGHFRILGFEGDIASENGPRHEAAVALVMGNLTSSTPLVRVHSQCLTGDVFGSLRCDCRQQLELALSLIAQAGAGVLVYEQQEGRGIGLMAKLRAYELQDGGMDTVEANESLGFKADQRAFVLPGEILKALGVKEVRLLSNNPEKVSALEAAGIRVVERVPCEVDPHAHAANYLRVKKEKLGHLITKVD